In one window of Phycisphaerales bacterium DNA:
- a CDS encoding CoA transferase subunit B, which produces MLTRDQITKRAAQELRDGYVVNLGIGMPTLVANHIPEGMDVWLQSENGLLGIGPFPTEAEVDADLINAGKQTVTARTGASFFSSADSFGMIRGGHIDMCILGAMEVSQEGDIANWMIPGKMVKGMGGAMDLVAGVRKVVVAMEHCNKHGQSKIVKQCSLPLTGQRCVNMVITDLCVLVMDVNKRRFVLTEIAPGVTVDEIKAKTEAEILVADKVTEVAA; this is translated from the coding sequence ATGCTTACCCGAGACCAGATCACGAAGCGAGCGGCCCAGGAACTGCGTGACGGCTACGTCGTCAACCTGGGCATCGGCATGCCGACCCTCGTGGCCAACCACATCCCCGAGGGCATGGACGTGTGGCTGCAATCCGAGAACGGGCTGCTGGGCATCGGGCCATTCCCCACCGAGGCCGAGGTCGACGCCGACCTGATCAACGCCGGCAAGCAGACCGTGACCGCCCGCACCGGCGCCAGCTTCTTCAGCAGCGCCGACAGCTTCGGCATGATCCGCGGCGGGCACATCGACATGTGCATCCTGGGCGCCATGGAGGTCAGCCAGGAAGGCGACATCGCCAACTGGATGATCCCCGGCAAGATGGTCAAGGGCATGGGCGGGGCGATGGACCTCGTCGCCGGCGTCCGCAAGGTCGTCGTCGCCATGGAGCACTGCAACAAGCACGGCCAGTCGAAGATCGTCAAGCAGTGCTCTCTGCCCCTGACCGGCCAGCGCTGCGTCAACATGGTGATCACCGACCTGTGCGTGCTGGTGATGGACGTGAACAAGCGTCGCTTCGTCCTCACCGAGATCGCGCCGGGCGTCACCGTGGACGAGATCAAGGCCAAGACCGAGGCCGAGATCCTCGTGGCCGACAAGGTCACCGAGGTCGCCGCCTGA
- a CDS encoding proton-conducting transporter membrane subunit: MIVGTLLAIFALALAAPTLHRVLGRATGYVLALGPLVAFGYYLTQMNPTASGEAVAVGWTWSQSLGVEFSFRVDSLSTLFALLVTGVGTGIVLYANSYLEGHPKRGRFFGYLLGFMGAMLGLVLADDLILLFIFWELTSITSYLLIGFDHEREKARKSALQALVVTGLGGLSMLAGMVLLGQIAGTFSVSGIIEHHHVLADSPLTVAAMILILGGAFTKSAQFPFHFWLPNAMEAPSPVSAYLHSSTMVKAGVYLVARLNPAFLEDPAWQWSLSCFGGATMLLGAYLATRQTYYKKVLAYTTVSSLGIMIMLIGLGAPQAAAAYIFAHALFKGALFLVAGIVDHEAGVKDTEQMGGLFGKMPVTALVAIISGLSMAGMVPLLGFVAKELLLKGSLHAHGGPHEVAWLWPTISTIAGAFMAVAGFQAGIRPFLMRRSATEDYPKKPHEAPLPMLFGPVVLTGLTLIGGVLPALFTAPIINGTTASIAGGHDVELVKLDAIYMATHASTALLLSGIALVAGALLFVLRKPWRAITRPLDRVATAIGCERIYHLLFNGTVGPVSLATVQTRFLQSGYLRVYVQVTVLTTLMLGGGLLAWKGGVVDSIAQALPPFGEIAWTELLFEAVLVSMICVAAIASTQMRGRLSTIAVLGVVGYCSAVIFVLFGAPDVAMTQFAVETLTVIIFVLVVYHLPRFAVYSSRKAKSLDALLGAAFGLMMAAFVVSSFAITADDGISWFYNHYALPDAPGEHVAYGRNLVNIILVDFRALDTLGEITVLGLAAVGVYTLLKLRQERPAQGGMA, encoded by the coding sequence TTGATCGTCGGCACCCTGCTTGCCATCTTCGCCCTGGCCTTGGCCGCTCCCACGCTGCATCGCGTGCTCGGTCGTGCCACGGGATACGTGCTGGCTCTCGGGCCGCTGGTCGCGTTCGGGTACTACCTCACCCAGATGAATCCCACCGCCTCCGGAGAAGCCGTGGCGGTCGGCTGGACCTGGAGCCAGTCGCTCGGGGTCGAGTTTTCGTTCCGAGTCGACTCGCTCAGCACGCTCTTTGCCTTGCTGGTTACCGGCGTGGGTACCGGCATCGTGCTCTATGCCAACAGCTATCTCGAGGGCCATCCGAAGCGGGGACGCTTCTTCGGCTATCTGCTGGGCTTCATGGGGGCCATGCTCGGCTTGGTCCTGGCAGATGACCTCATCCTGCTGTTCATCTTCTGGGAACTGACCAGCATCACGAGCTACCTGCTCATTGGCTTCGACCATGAACGCGAGAAGGCGCGCAAAAGCGCTCTTCAGGCACTCGTGGTGACCGGGCTCGGCGGACTCTCGATGCTCGCCGGCATGGTGTTGCTCGGCCAGATTGCTGGCACGTTTTCGGTTTCGGGCATCATCGAGCATCACCACGTGCTCGCCGACAGCCCGCTGACGGTGGCGGCGATGATCCTGATCCTGGGCGGCGCCTTCACCAAGAGTGCCCAGTTCCCCTTCCACTTCTGGCTGCCCAACGCCATGGAGGCTCCCTCCCCGGTCAGTGCCTACCTGCACTCCTCGACGATGGTGAAGGCCGGCGTCTACCTCGTAGCACGCCTCAACCCCGCCTTTCTCGAAGATCCGGCCTGGCAATGGAGCCTCTCATGCTTCGGCGGCGCCACCATGCTGTTGGGCGCCTACTTGGCAACGCGTCAGACCTACTACAAGAAGGTCCTTGCCTACACGACGGTCAGTTCGCTTGGCATCATGATCATGCTCATCGGGCTGGGCGCGCCGCAGGCCGCGGCGGCGTACATCTTCGCCCACGCCCTGTTCAAGGGCGCCCTCTTCCTCGTCGCGGGCATCGTCGACCACGAAGCGGGCGTCAAGGACACCGAGCAGATGGGCGGCCTCTTCGGAAAGATGCCCGTCACGGCACTGGTGGCAATCATCTCGGGCTTGTCCATGGCAGGCATGGTTCCGCTGCTGGGCTTCGTCGCCAAGGAACTGCTGCTCAAGGGAAGCCTGCACGCCCATGGCGGGCCGCATGAGGTTGCGTGGCTCTGGCCCACGATCTCGACGATTGCCGGGGCGTTCATGGCCGTCGCCGGCTTCCAAGCCGGCATCCGACCGTTCCTGATGCGTCGGTCCGCGACCGAGGACTATCCGAAGAAGCCCCACGAAGCGCCGCTGCCCATGCTGTTCGGGCCGGTCGTCCTCACGGGCCTGACTCTGATCGGCGGTGTCTTGCCCGCCCTGTTCACCGCGCCCATTATCAACGGTACCACGGCGTCGATTGCTGGCGGGCACGACGTCGAACTGGTCAAGCTCGATGCGATCTACATGGCCACGCACGCCAGCACCGCCCTGCTGCTCAGCGGCATCGCGCTGGTCGCCGGTGCACTGTTGTTCGTGCTACGGAAGCCCTGGCGTGCCATCACCCGCCCGCTCGACCGCGTCGCGACGGCCATCGGGTGCGAACGCATCTACCACCTTCTGTTCAACGGAACCGTCGGCCCCGTCTCCCTCGCCACGGTGCAGACGCGATTCCTCCAGAGCGGCTATCTCCGCGTCTATGTCCAAGTCACGGTGCTGACCACGCTGATGCTCGGCGGGGGTTTGCTTGCCTGGAAGGGCGGCGTCGTCGACTCGATCGCGCAGGCGTTGCCCCCGTTCGGCGAGATCGCGTGGACCGAGTTGCTGTTTGAAGCGGTCCTCGTCAGCATGATCTGCGTGGCGGCCATCGCCAGCACGCAGATGCGCGGACGCCTTTCGACGATCGCGGTGCTCGGTGTCGTGGGTTATTGCTCGGCCGTGATCTTCGTGCTCTTCGGTGCTCCCGATGTTGCCATGACGCAATTTGCGGTCGAGACGCTGACCGTCATCATCTTCGTGCTCGTGGTCTATCACCTTCCGCGCTTTGCCGTATATAGCTCCAGGAAGGCCAAGTCGCTGGACGCCCTGCTCGGCGCTGCGTTCGGCCTGATGATGGCGGCATTTGTCGTCTCTTCCTTTGCCATTACCGCTGACGATGGCATTTCCTGGTTCTACAACCACTACGCGCTTCCGGATGCTCCGGGCGAACACGTCGCGTATGGCCGCAATCTGGTCAACATCATCCTCGTCGACTTCCGAGCTCTCGATACGCTGGGCGAGATCACCGTGCTGGGTCTCGCGGCCGTTGGCGTCTATACGCTCCTGAAGCTCCGGCAAGAACGTCCGGCGCAGGGAGGGATGGCATGA
- a CDS encoding Na+/H+ antiporter subunit B has protein sequence MNSIILRTATRFMLPLLILFSIVVLLRGHNQPGGGFVGGLLATSAFVLYAMAFGVPAMKRLLRVPLTTYIAIGLGMALVSGVPGLIESKPFLYGMWASFELAGFGELKVGTPLVFDIGVYFTVLGVCLLMLLTLAEES, from the coding sequence ATGAACTCCATCATCCTGCGAACCGCAACGCGCTTCATGCTCCCATTGCTGATCCTTTTCAGCATCGTGGTCCTGCTCCGCGGCCACAACCAGCCCGGCGGCGGCTTCGTCGGTGGACTCCTGGCAACCTCGGCCTTCGTCCTGTACGCCATGGCCTTCGGCGTTCCCGCCATGAAGCGGCTGCTCCGTGTTCCACTGACAACGTACATCGCCATCGGCCTGGGCATGGCGCTGGTCAGCGGCGTGCCCGGACTCATCGAGAGCAAGCCGTTCTTGTACGGGATGTGGGCCAGCTTCGAACTGGCCGGGTTTGGCGAACTCAAGGTCGGAACGCCGCTGGTGTTTGACATCGGCGTCTATTTCACCGTGCTCGGCGTGTGCCTGCTCATGCTGCTCACCCTGGCCGAAGAGAGCTAA
- a CDS encoding Na+/H+ antiporter subunit C, with protein sequence MELLLAIAVGFLYAAGIYMILRRSFVKLIIGLALISHGANLLIFAAGGLTRGKPALIPADEEQLVAPYSDPLPPALILTAVVISFAILAFTIVLVKRTYQEVGTDDLDAMRTTDR encoded by the coding sequence ATGGAATTGCTGCTCGCCATCGCCGTCGGTTTCCTGTACGCCGCGGGCATCTACATGATCCTCCGCCGAAGCTTCGTCAAGCTGATCATCGGGCTTGCGCTGATCAGCCACGGCGCGAACCTGTTGATCTTCGCCGCCGGCGGGCTGACCCGCGGCAAGCCCGCGCTCATCCCAGCCGATGAAGAACAGCTCGTCGCGCCCTACAGCGATCCGCTGCCCCCGGCACTCATCCTGACGGCCGTCGTCATCAGCTTTGCCATCCTGGCGTTCACGATCGTGCTCGTGAAGCGAACCTACCAGGAGGTCGGCACCGACGACCTCGACGCCATGCGGACGACCGACCGATGA
- a CDS encoding proton-conducting transporter membrane subunit gives MNLTIIAPILIPLATTVLCIGLWKDRVMQRVVSLAGALSLLASSISLLYATSDGTVVTTDAAGWAAPFGISLVADTLSAMLVGLNGLVAVALTVYSMGAIDRKRESFGYHPLVHAVLAACSGAFLTGDIFNMYVWFEIMLLASFVLLTLGGERGQLEGAIKYVTLNLLSSGIFLAAIGLLYGMTGTLNMAHLSIVLDRADNPGAITALSMLFLVAFGIKAAVFPLFFWLPASYHTPPVAITALFAGLLTKVGVYSIMRTFTLLFDQQMDITAPILMWISGLTMVTGVLGAACQFEIRRILAFHSVSQIGYMLMGLSVALYALAHAEPDSVTARENATVALAGSAMFLLHHGIVKGNLFLISGLVQRLAGTSELKNLGGLIKTHPWTGVLFMASALSLAGIPISTGFWGKFVLIKSGLAAGAFSLVAASLCVSILTLYSMTKIWAEAFWKEPPESMPERPAVKGRDDRVRIGLMATPIVVLATATIGLGIFIEPLYNVAERAGAQLLDAEGYQRAVLGEHYQRAVDGTLRELATVPSSGDAPKEDQP, from the coding sequence ATGAACCTGACGATCATCGCGCCCATCCTGATTCCACTTGCCACGACGGTGCTATGCATCGGGCTGTGGAAGGATCGCGTGATGCAGCGGGTGGTCAGCCTCGCGGGCGCTCTCAGCCTGCTCGCGTCCTCGATCTCGCTCCTCTACGCCACCAGCGACGGCACCGTGGTCACCACCGACGCCGCGGGCTGGGCCGCTCCCTTCGGCATCTCGCTCGTCGCCGACACACTCAGCGCCATGCTGGTCGGCTTGAACGGCCTGGTCGCCGTCGCGCTGACCGTCTACAGCATGGGCGCCATCGACCGCAAGCGAGAGAGCTTCGGGTATCACCCGCTCGTGCACGCCGTGCTGGCCGCCTGCTCTGGCGCGTTCCTCACCGGCGACATCTTCAACATGTACGTCTGGTTCGAGATCATGCTGCTGGCCAGCTTCGTCCTGCTAACCCTGGGCGGCGAGCGCGGCCAACTCGAGGGGGCCATCAAGTACGTCACCCTCAACCTGCTCTCCAGCGGCATCTTCCTGGCCGCCATCGGCCTGCTCTATGGCATGACCGGCACGCTGAACATGGCCCACCTGTCCATCGTGCTCGACCGGGCCGACAACCCCGGCGCCATCACCGCTCTCTCAATGCTCTTCCTGGTCGCCTTTGGCATCAAGGCGGCCGTCTTCCCGCTGTTCTTCTGGCTGCCGGCCAGCTATCACACGCCGCCGGTGGCCATCACCGCGCTCTTCGCCGGCCTGCTGACAAAAGTGGGTGTCTATTCCATCATGCGCACGTTCACGCTGCTGTTTGACCAGCAGATGGACATCACCGCCCCCATCCTCATGTGGATCAGCGGCCTGACTATGGTGACCGGCGTGCTCGGTGCGGCGTGCCAGTTCGAGATCCGCCGCATCCTTGCGTTCCACAGCGTGAGCCAGATCGGCTACATGCTCATGGGCCTGTCGGTGGCTCTCTATGCCCTTGCCCACGCCGAGCCCGACAGCGTGACGGCGCGCGAAAACGCCACCGTGGCCCTGGCCGGATCGGCGATGTTCCTGCTACATCACGGCATCGTCAAGGGCAACCTGTTCCTCATCAGCGGCCTCGTCCAGCGACTCGCGGGCACCAGCGAACTCAAGAACCTGGGCGGACTCATCAAGACCCACCCGTGGACCGGCGTGCTGTTCATGGCCTCGGCCCTGTCGCTGGCGGGCATTCCGATCTCAACCGGCTTCTGGGGCAAGTTCGTCCTCATCAAGAGCGGCCTGGCGGCTGGGGCATTCTCGCTCGTTGCCGCCTCGTTGTGCGTCAGCATCCTCACGCTCTACTCCATGACCAAGATCTGGGCCGAAGCGTTCTGGAAGGAGCCCCCCGAGTCCATGCCCGAGCGTCCTGCGGTGAAAGGCCGCGATGATCGTGTTCGAATCGGACTCATGGCCACGCCCATCGTCGTCCTTGCGACAGCAACGATTGGGCTGGGCATCTTCATCGAACCGCTCTACAACGTGGCCGAGCGAGCCGGCGCTCAGCTGCTCGATGCCGAGGGCTACCAGCGGGCCGTCCTAGGCGAACATTACCAGCGTGCGGTCGATGGCACGCTGCGCGAACTGGCTACCGTTCCGAGCAGCGGCGATGCTCCGAAGGAGGACCAGCCATAG
- a CDS encoding Na+/H+ antiporter subunit E, producing MGALVLNLVLALVWAMAIGPFSPANFLIGFVIAFVTLRLCIPREMRGSYYSKVGRTARFCFYVLVELVIANIKMAYYTMSPLRKLKPGVLAVPIDENITDTELTILANLITLTPGTLSLDVSADKSILFIHFMHVTSPDEMRREIKDGFERRLLEVTR from the coding sequence ATAGGCGCGCTCGTTCTCAATCTCGTTCTCGCATTGGTATGGGCGATGGCAATCGGGCCGTTCTCGCCCGCGAACTTCCTCATCGGGTTTGTCATTGCCTTCGTGACGCTCAGGCTGTGCATTCCCAGGGAAATGCGAGGGTCGTACTACTCCAAGGTCGGGCGTACGGCTCGCTTCTGCTTTTACGTGCTCGTCGAACTGGTCATCGCGAACATCAAGATGGCCTACTACACCATGAGCCCGCTGAGAAAGCTCAAGCCGGGCGTGCTTGCCGTTCCCATCGACGAGAACATCACCGACACGGAGTTGACGATCCTGGCCAATCTCATCACGCTGACGCCCGGAACGCTGAGCCTGGACGTGTCTGCCGACAAGTCGATCCTGTTCATCCACTTCATGCACGTGACCAGCCCCGACGAGATGCGACGTGAGATCAAGGACGGCTTCGAGCGACGCCTGCTGGAGGTCACGCGATGA
- a CDS encoding monovalent cation/H+ antiporter complex subunit F produces MTGFVPAQAITPALNDGPVFIEVIVLVVLGMLAVAMIGCLVRLLIGPTLPDRVIALDLMGMFAVAVIAIFAILIGKPVLLSVCLVMGLILFLGTAAFALYLERRARP; encoded by the coding sequence ATGACCGGCTTCGTCCCCGCCCAGGCCATCACGCCGGCCCTCAACGACGGCCCGGTCTTCATCGAGGTCATCGTACTCGTGGTGTTGGGCATGCTGGCCGTCGCCATGATCGGGTGCCTGGTACGCCTGCTCATCGGCCCAACGCTTCCCGACCGCGTCATCGCGCTGGATCTCATGGGCATGTTCGCCGTAGCCGTCATCGCGATCTTCGCGATCCTCATCGGCAAGCCGGTTCTGCTCAGCGTTTGTCTCGTGATGGGCTTGATCCTGTTCCTGGGCACCGCCGCATTCGCACTTTACCTCGAGCGGAGGGCCAGGCCATGA
- the mnhG gene encoding monovalent cation/H(+) antiporter subunit G yields MNEWMTQAVTWLNYGLTVALVLVGGFFSVLAAVGLLRMPDVYCRMQAATKAGTLGVGCMVLAVATHFVSLDVVLEALLVIGMLFITAPIASHLIARAAYFVGSPLWDGTAHDEMRGCYDADSHILHHCPTGSPAEDGDQRPSMLAGRTSREVMTDDDEDSSPRVKRSGQSRSQAG; encoded by the coding sequence ATGAACGAATGGATGACGCAGGCCGTCACGTGGCTGAACTATGGGCTCACGGTCGCCCTCGTACTCGTGGGCGGATTCTTCAGCGTCCTCGCGGCCGTTGGCCTGCTCCGCATGCCCGACGTGTACTGCCGGATGCAGGCCGCGACCAAGGCCGGCACCCTGGGCGTCGGATGCATGGTGCTGGCGGTGGCCACCCACTTCGTCAGCCTGGACGTGGTGCTCGAAGCGCTGCTGGTCATCGGCATGCTCTTCATCACCGCTCCCATCGCCAGCCACCTCATCGCCCGGGCGGCCTACTTCGTTGGCAGCCCCTTGTGGGATGGCACCGCACACGACGAGATGCGCGGCTGCTACGACGCCGACTCGCACATCCTCCACCACTGCCCGACGGGCTCGCCCGCCGAAGACGGTGATCAGCGCCCGTCGATGCTGGCCGGGCGAACCTCGCGCGAAGTCATGACCGACGACGACGAGGACTCGAGCCCCCGCGTCAAACGCTCCGGGCAATCTCGTTCGCAGGCCGGCTGA
- the purE gene encoding 5-(carboxyamino)imidazole ribonucleotide mutase, with protein MAAQAPEAPQSPAGPPLVGVIMGSTSDWDTMAHAAQALADLGVAFECRVVSAHRTPDLLFEYAAKAKERGLQVIIAGAGGAAHLPGMCASKTPLPVLGVPVQSKALNGLDSLLSIAQMPGGIPVGTLAIGHAGARNAGILAAQIVALGNQDVAQAIDRFRRSQTDAVLGATLPPEAGK; from the coding sequence ATGGCAGCACAAGCCCCGGAAGCACCGCAGTCTCCCGCCGGCCCGCCGCTGGTAGGCGTCATCATGGGCTCAACCAGCGACTGGGACACCATGGCCCACGCGGCGCAGGCCCTGGCCGATCTCGGCGTGGCATTCGAGTGCCGGGTCGTGTCGGCGCACCGCACGCCCGACCTGCTCTTCGAGTATGCGGCCAAGGCAAAGGAGCGCGGGCTCCAGGTGATCATCGCGGGCGCCGGCGGGGCCGCCCACCTACCGGGAATGTGCGCCAGCAAGACGCCCTTGCCCGTGCTTGGCGTGCCGGTACAGAGCAAGGCGCTCAACGGGCTTGACTCGCTGCTCTCGATTGCGCAGATGCCCGGCGGCATTCCGGTTGGCACGCTGGCCATCGGCCATGCGGGCGCTCGCAACGCGGGCATCCTCGCCGCGCAGATCGTCGCCCTTGGGAATCAGGACGTGGCCCAAGCCATCGATCGATTCCGCCGCAGCCAGACCGATGCGGTGCTCGGAGCCACCCTCCCGCCCGAGGCCGGCAAGTGA
- a CDS encoding 5-(carboxyamino)imidazole ribonucleotide synthase produces the protein MRLGVLGGGQLARMLALAAAPLGVRVRAYDPGADACAGDVCELVRGEYDDAGSLHRFAEALDVVTYEFENVPTVAGETLAPLVPIRPGIESLRLSQDRALEKRALTDAGFEVAPWHVVDSFDMLPQAAESVGLPAILKTRRGGYDGKGQAIIADPADMERAWSAIDQQPAVLEKMIRFERELSLVAVRGVDGAIAHYPLVENEHRQGILRVTTAPATGVPTAVDSHANALATKLMTALAHVGVLTIEFFEAGGRLIANEFAPRVHNSGHWTVDGAVTSQFENHVRAVMGLPLGATALRCPTIMLNCVGQLPNVSAVLSRPNAKLHDYRKQPRPGRKVAHVNACGCGADRIDELAHAFDIDLG, from the coding sequence GTGAGGCTCGGCGTCCTGGGCGGCGGGCAATTGGCACGAATGCTGGCCCTGGCCGCCGCGCCCTTGGGTGTCCGCGTGCGGGCCTACGACCCCGGCGCTGACGCATGCGCGGGCGACGTGTGCGAACTGGTGCGCGGCGAGTACGACGATGCGGGTTCGCTGCATCGGTTCGCCGAGGCTCTCGACGTCGTCACCTATGAATTCGAGAACGTCCCCACGGTCGCCGGGGAAACGCTGGCTCCGCTCGTGCCAATTCGGCCTGGCATCGAGAGCCTTCGTCTGTCCCAGGATCGCGCGTTGGAAAAGCGCGCGCTGACGGACGCCGGTTTCGAGGTTGCACCCTGGCACGTCGTTGATTCGTTCGACATGCTCCCGCAAGCCGCCGAATCGGTCGGGCTGCCGGCGATCCTGAAGACCCGACGGGGTGGGTATGACGGCAAGGGCCAGGCCATCATCGCCGACCCCGCCGACATGGAGCGGGCGTGGTCGGCGATTGACCAGCAGCCCGCCGTGCTCGAGAAGATGATCCGCTTCGAGCGAGAACTCTCGCTCGTGGCCGTGCGCGGCGTCGATGGAGCCATTGCCCACTATCCGCTCGTCGAGAACGAGCATCGCCAGGGCATCCTGCGCGTCACAACGGCTCCTGCCACCGGCGTGCCGACGGCGGTTGATTCGCACGCGAACGCGCTGGCAACCAAGCTGATGACCGCCCTCGCTCACGTGGGCGTGCTGACGATCGAGTTCTTCGAGGCCGGTGGAAGATTGATCGCCAACGAGTTCGCCCCGCGGGTGCACAACAGCGGTCACTGGACCGTCGACGGCGCCGTCACCAGCCAATTCGAGAACCACGTCCGCGCTGTAATGGGCTTGCCGCTGGGCGCCACCGCGTTGCGCTGCCCCACGATCATGCTGAACTGCGTCGGACAGCTGCCAAACGTCTCGGCCGTGCTCTCGCGGCCAAACGCCAAATTGCATGACTATCGCAAGCAGCCTCGCCCAGGCCGAAAGGTCGCCCACGTGAACGCCTGCGGCTGCGGGGCTGATCGTATCGACGAACTGGCCCATGCATTTGATATCGATCTTGGCTAG
- a CDS encoding 4'-phosphopantetheinyl transferase superfamily protein, with the protein MRLSVWSQRAPGQRQRPELARDLLGQAVALEAGEDRPVGHQAGQPPRVEGFAASLSRTDDLAMCVVGTCGAVGIDVERLRPWSELTEMASLVHPAPPRDARGLLELWTRKEALSKAMGTGLPNDVRALSVPERSPAACEWFRQDGWLWIGCPCESGAVASLVVQNEGADVEGGYDMIEIREKPAIRIWSMEIHC; encoded by the coding sequence ATGCGCCTGAGCGTGTGGTCGCAGCGGGCGCCCGGCCAGCGCCAACGGCCTGAACTGGCCCGAGACCTGCTCGGTCAGGCGGTGGCGCTCGAGGCAGGCGAGGATCGTCCGGTTGGGCACCAGGCCGGCCAACCGCCGCGGGTTGAAGGTTTTGCAGCCTCGCTCTCAAGAACCGATGATCTGGCGATGTGCGTGGTGGGCACGTGCGGCGCCGTTGGCATCGATGTCGAGCGATTGCGGCCCTGGAGCGAACTCACGGAGATGGCTTCGCTGGTGCATCCGGCGCCGCCCCGCGATGCCCGTGGGCTCCTGGAACTCTGGACGCGCAAAGAGGCGCTTTCCAAGGCCATGGGAACCGGTCTGCCGAATGACGTGCGTGCTCTCTCTGTTCCCGAACGATCACCGGCGGCTTGCGAGTGGTTCAGGCAGGATGGCTGGCTGTGGATCGGCTGCCCGTGCGAATCTGGAGCCGTTGCGTCACTGGTCGTGCAGAACGAGGGTGCAGACGTGGAAGGTGGCTATGACATGATCGAGATCCGCGAGAAGCCGGCGATCCGAATCTGGTCGATGGAAATTCACTGCTAG
- a CDS encoding efflux RND transporter periplasmic adaptor subunit: MATAKPTRRRSSILTIALTLPLLAGALPVAFAQQTEESPRSYQYEPSWAAEFGGIYHFTQPSKDAMMGFSQPSEVRQVLVSVGDKVEKGDVLVRARDADIQAALRLQQRRAKNRFEILAAENRVKLAQIEFDNQQAAQDQGGGSTLEYERAKASLENAKIELDTAKERFIEQGIALERQEAELERFAVTAQFDGTVAAIEVTPGQAMQDSEPVLRLVSIDPLQVKVPTPTSTVLAEGIARGDAAWVAVSVAGEPRLFEGTVTEVSPVADFGSDKVWVKVEMANPDRLLSGLPAWVRFSEPTEAFMRILAEHEAQNEARQDARATENDGEQQGAPALAADAG, translated from the coding sequence ATGGCCACAGCCAAGCCCACGCGCCGTCGTTCTTCCATCCTTACCATTGCCCTAACCCTGCCGTTGCTGGCTGGTGCCCTACCCGTTGCGTTTGCGCAGCAGACCGAGGAATCTCCGCGCAGCTATCAATATGAGCCGTCGTGGGCTGCCGAGTTCGGTGGCATCTACCACTTTACCCAGCCCAGCAAGGACGCCATGATGGGCTTCAGCCAGCCCAGCGAGGTGCGGCAGGTGCTGGTGAGCGTGGGCGACAAGGTGGAAAAGGGCGACGTGCTCGTCCGGGCTCGGGATGCGGACATTCAGGCGGCCCTGCGTCTTCAGCAGCGGCGGGCCAAGAACCGCTTCGAGATCCTGGCGGCCGAGAACCGCGTGAAGCTGGCTCAGATCGAGTTTGACAACCAGCAGGCCGCCCAGGACCAGGGGGGTGGCAGCACGCTGGAGTACGAGCGTGCCAAGGCCTCTCTTGAAAACGCCAAGATCGAGCTCGACACCGCCAAGGAGCGGTTTATCGAGCAGGGCATCGCGCTGGAGCGGCAAGAAGCCGAACTCGAGCGATTCGCCGTCACGGCCCAATTCGACGGAACCGTTGCGGCGATCGAAGTGACGCCCGGTCAGGCGATGCAGGACAGCGAGCCGGTGCTGCGTCTGGTGTCGATTGACCCGTTGCAGGTGAAGGTGCCCACCCCGACGAGCACGGTGCTGGCCGAAGGGATCGCCCGCGGCGATGCGGCGTGGGTGGCGGTGAGCGTGGCCGGGGAGCCCCGGTTGTTCGAGGGCACGGTGACCGAGGTGAGCCCGGTGGCGGACTTCGGCTCGGACAAGGTGTGGGTCAAGGTCGAGATGGCCAACCCGGATCGCCTTCTTTCGGGCTTGCCGGCCTGGGTGCGCTTCAGCGAGCCGACCGAGGCCTTCATGCGCATCCTTGCGGAGCATGAGGCCCAGAACGAGGCACGACAGGACGCGCGGGCGACCGAGAACGATGGGGAGCAGCAGGGCGCGCCCGCCCTGGCCGCCGACGCCGGCTGA